In Chitinophaga oryzae, the sequence CTCGTTGGACACACCGAGGATTTCAAAGCCGGCATCTTTGTAACGGGCGTATACTTCCCGCAGGTGCGGATGACTCATACGGCAGGGATAACACCAGCTGCCCCAGAAATCGAGCAGCACCACTTTACCTTTGAGCGATTCCAGCGTTACCTGCTGCCCGTGACGGTCTTCCAGCGCCACCGCCGGGGCAGGCATACCAGGAGCGATCTCCCTTGCTTTGGCTAACCGCCGGCCATAAGCCACCCCTTCGGGAGATGCTTTCAGCGATGGCAACATCCCGTCATACAAAGGACCTATCACCGCGGGATCTATTTTAGTACGGGTATACTCCTGCAACAGTTTCAGCATAATACCTGTTTGCGGGTGCTGCTGCATAAACCGCAGTTTAGCCGCCTCCCGCTCATCATCATTCCGGTATGCAAGCCTGGTTATTTCTGCAATGGCCACGCTGTCTCCGGCGTTATATGCAGCCTCCCGCTTCGCTCCGTACTCCTTTTCGCCGCGTTGATAGATGGCGGACAACGCCGCTTCTATCGCCTGGCGGTCTGCCTCGGCTTCGCCGCCGGTAATTTTCGTCTCCCGCAGTTCACCCGCAGACGTTGCCGTCAGTACAGCGGCATCCAGGTAGAATGTATGCTCATAAGGCTTCAGCAGTCGCGTCTGCCGATAGTATTCGGCGTCTTTGTCCCCGACCTTCAGGAATAAGGTGGCTTCTGCAGGATACTCCACCTGCCCCTGGAAATGATACGCCTGCTGCTGCAAGCGACAACTGTCCAGTATCATCTTTCCCTGCTGTTCATAACGCAGATAAATAAACGAATTGACCGCCAGTGTACGTTTAGCGAGCGTCCCTTTGAGGGTGAACGACTGCCCCTGCACGGCGGCAGCACCCATCAATGTTATGCCTAATAAGAAGTTTGTTTTCATGATCCGGTGTTTTATTCATCATTCCGCGGCATAGTAGGATTGAACTGCAGCACTGCCAGCGGTATCTGCAACGTATAGCGGACAGCGTGAGGCGTCAGTGTGGCAATGACCTCATTATTGGCATTATAACGGTACACCGCCGGCATCTTATTTTCTGCGTCCAACCGGCGCATATCTATCCAGCGTAATCCTTTGAATGCCAGTTCCAGCCGGCGTTCCCGCATCACAAAGCCCATCACTTCTGCAGCATCGGTGGAAGCCAAAGGCTGATACACTTCTTTTTTGATACGGCATTTACGGATATCGTTCACCTGCGTCAGCGCTTCCGGCAGCCTGCCGCCGCGGGCGGCCGCTTCTGCGATGATCAGCTTCATCTCTTCTACGCCGGTACCGAAGTTAGAAACGGCGCCACTGGGGTTAAAAAACACGATGCCCCTCCTGGGATAGGTGTAGTCGCCGGTATTTTCATAAAACAATTTCAACCGCAGGTCATTCACATCAAACATTTTCAGGAAAGCGATCGTAGGATACTCCCTGGAAGATGCGTTGGTGGAATACCGCGCATACAGGTCGAATGGC encodes:
- a CDS encoding TlpA disulfide reductase family protein, which codes for MKTNFLLGITLMGAAAVQGQSFTLKGTLAKRTLAVNSFIYLRYEQQGKMILDSCRLQQQAYHFQGQVEYPAEATLFLKVGDKDAEYYRQTRLLKPYEHTFYLDAAVLTATSAGELRETKITGGEAEADRQAIEAALSAIYQRGEKEYGAKREAAYNAGDSVAIAEITRLAYRNDDEREAAKLRFMQQHPQTGIMLKLLQEYTRTKIDPAVIGPLYDGMLPSLKASPEGVAYGRRLAKAREIAPGMPAPAVALEDRHGQQVTLESLKGKVVLLDFWGSWCYPCRMSHPHLREVYARYKDAGFEILGVSNERGDPAGWKEKWTKAMDADQMTWLNVLNTAASTDKEKGVLEAYDVKAFPTKILIDRDGKIVVKLVGNSEGSREALDAQLERLLGKEH
- a CDS encoding RagB/SusD family nutrient uptake outer membrane protein; protein product: MEDLVYLWANQYTVDTKIPPAFWGKHYGNIYRYNAVLVGIDAAGNGTERDKRRIKAEALLGRAFEYLYLVNLYAKPYNAATAAKDLAVPFMTSVDIAEETPPRSTVADIYDRIIRDINSAIPDLNANNTGNRFRGAATAAYSVLARTYLCMGRYEDAAKNARLALGDNPPPILDYNTITSKSAIPNMALRPFDLYARYSTNASSREYPTIAFLKMFDVNDLRLKLFYENTGDYTYPRRGIVFFNPSGAVSNFGTGVEEMKLIIAEAAARGGRLPEALTQVNDIRKCRIKKEVYQPLASTDAAEVMGFVMRERRLELAFKGLRWIDMRRLDAENKMPAVYRYNANNEVIATLTPHAVRYTLQIPLAVLQFNPTMPRNDE